The DNA sequence tgtaagctgcatgttcagttattcggaaactaccaaactgatagggtagtggagtgcaatgacatctattacgagagaatatgtctcatcgtagtcgattccagggcgttttgtgagaaaccttgcgccataaggcgagattaccatctctttttctcattacgctttctaacgaagacccattagtaaacaggttttatgttaggaggtgttggcatctctagctcgaaaaccttcctcttcgttagagaatccatcttaacctgaatcgcatctttccatttaggccaaaaactctctacgttggcattcattcatcaacggagcgtggttcgacatcatcggactcagcaaactcatgcgcaacaaaatgcgtaactacattatcaattatgatggagtttctatcccacatctcatgtacactagtgtaagtttcatagagctctatattctcaggaatatggtttgacgttgaggcgtcccccaacgataaccataacccggaagatactcatgagacggattttgagtcttgatgattaaaggattggaatgtgccaaagtatccttcgaacccacgggcctcccaagcatcctagctggggccatggcctgtaacgccagagtgccactctctttggcattggcgccatgcctacctccgtgtagggtggcgctacgtcctctcataggAACGTCCtcccttgcaggcatatttgcaggatatttgtgtgatctcgtcactttaatagggatcaagatgagacatagtggggacagactacgacaattcctgtcgttcctgctgaacatccgtgttcttatctccccctaacgacgggaagactgtctcatcaaagtgacaacccgcaaatctagcggtaatgagatcgcctggCAAGAGCATTAACTGGCGGactattgttggagtctcaaatccaacgtagttgcccattcgtctgtaaagacccatcatagggcgctgtggcggcgcaattggcacaaaaatggctcactcaaatttgcgtaagtacaaaagacgtgtacccagtcactagctgtaacgcagaggtacattgagtggcgataggtcgtagacgaattagcatagctgcatgtgatattgcatcaccccaagcggatgtaagaagattggtgcgcattaccaatgttcggactaccatcgtagtcgtgttcgcgagaccaattgggtgtgtacatgggaatgtgatgtccaacatcaaacccattgcaatatccatcgaaagtctttcgatgtaaactctctatcatagtcaaatccaattgactgaataggatgattcggggagtgagcccgttgtcacatgatatgtcctaggagtgtagcataagtagcatttataggtggacaatgacacaacacgtgaccggggtgtttgcgtgtcaaccaacatcatgaaatatttaagcgtccgcaagttggttgaatcaatccacaaaatccctactgattctttgtaagaacagaatgagtattgtcatatcctttgcataggacggtctcagtcctaatttccctaagaaacgggcttagtaaaacgagcgagaggccttagaagcaaccaatgaggattttggttaggcctaagcgtctgtagcgctattagaagcaaaatgtgtgactacatctcccatcatggtgtgcgagccatggaaattagcatgtatggcgtcatggccacaaggaggaacaaccatggcgttatgcccatggttggcgccttttatggcggcatcttgcttcattttgctcaaaagaaatgatgtccatgtgaagtcttttgtagacggatcatcatatcatgactaggatgatctatcctgtcgtgacaaagccaatatgtgtctaaatccaagagatcttctctcataagtttattggatttaagagctcgaatagtgacataaagtccactagagagacacataaacgtctctaagatgcgtctttgttcgcaatcattagaggtaatgcaaaggaactcatttccgttctctacatgcattttcgcatggaattcgttggctattcatagggtactatttgccctaagagcgtagagagtttctgtgacaactgtaatcaaggtgccatttggcaagtggaacttgggctattccatgtccttaaattaatactgatggtctagccatcgtagtcacaaagtcatatgctcagaatcaaaataatgaaaagaactcgaaattttattcataagccaacgaaatacatcattgtttctatgatcaaagaaaatctaatccaataaaaagtaatatgacaatcgcctacatctcttggaaaataaaaacgcttaatcaaaatcgccagtttctgggtcttgatccttgtagtcttccacccttagatctagatcgctatcttgatcttcttgtgccatgtaatttgcttcccttgcttcacgatacatcttgtatgcgtttgcaacattctggggtgcggtacatgttttggcccaatgttcagttgatccacattgaaaacaaacatcattatggtcaggctcccttgatcgaggggCCATTGGGGCGCGGTTTGGatgacctatcctcttggtggtgttaccaccatggtcggaggctccgcctctctctctattcacacgttgacctccacggttccgtgcacacctctcttggcgatttccttcctctttagggcgaacatatggaccagaatgtccagaattgtccctatccttagggtttcgctccttgcgtcctccattgggggcgcgactatagttagactctagaataggcttagttcccacgggtctagcattatagttcttcacaagaatattgtcgtgcttttcagctacgttcatggcgccaatgagctcatgaaaccttgtgatacgtcctgcatttacatcaatccgataattctttgaaatcatcagtgcagagacggggaaggtagagagagtcttctcgatcaacatcgtatcagttatggcttggccacaaaactccatcagagacttgatacgaagagcttccgagttataatcaagcacagacttgaaatcacaaaagcggaggctatgccatcgcacttctaaatcaggaagcagggagtcacgaacgttgccaaatcactgctcaagttctacccatagctttcttgggtcttcctcattgaggtattcattttggagcgcgtcattcatgtgccttgtcatgagaattatgtccttagcttgttttgcttcaaaagcagtagcttgctcgattgagagcacgttctgaccaggctcttggatggtttccagaattccatcagccttaagatgttggagCACATCttggacccacctatggtatcctgcgccagttgtctcgagtgggacaaagctcaacttgttcaggtaactcatcctgaaaaacaacacaagattagggttagtttcggagcgaaaaaaaggctaccacaaaaaactattaaatttctgagcgtagtcgcttccaagaaattaggaattttctgagcgtagtcgcttccaagaaaatccgattccaagaggggttttggattagatcgaaataacgatgtatgtggtcgatcgttttcttctcaacaaactctaagtttggaggacagtacaagctccaagcttggagtgagcgcgaacccccacagttcggcttttggtctcccctatgtagagaaaggggggtagaagaagggattttggaagtccccgagaaaagaagaaaaaattgaaaaacttcacaaaaacgggaacttttagaaaaaattaccttaaaagatgCCGGAAAAATGGTTGCAGGAAATTTACTATAGCTGTCGGATACTGTAGCTGACAGGAACAAGTCGCgcagaaaagtcgccggaagttggccggaaaagtcgccaaAAAGTGGCtagaaaagtcgccggaaaagtgttgaccggagggttgaccggTCGTTGACCGGGTGCTGAAGTGGCAGATCAGTTTGCGGCTTGGCGGCTTGGCTTTGGACTTTTGGGCTTTAGGCTGCTGGGCTTTGGACTGTTGGGCCTTAGACAGTTGGGCCTAGGGTTGACCGAGTTGGGTTTTGTTGACCAAAGCACATATTGGAGGTGCAGGCGACGGTTCAGCGATTCAGTTGGTTCCGGCGGCCTGTTCGAGGCGATCTAGACCGGTTCCGATGGTGATCTTTCGGATCCGGTGGTCTGAGGTCCGTTTTCAGCTTCTGGTGGAGTTTGGTGACGGTGGGCAGGGGGAAAGGCGTCGAACCGGGTAGAGAGATTAACTAtatttccggtggccggttcgtcTATTTTCCGGCAGGTTCTGGGGACAgagccgccggttctggactcttggaggtgagagcttcaaggtgggcggtgGAGGttcctgggatttgaaggctacgaatttaggattttagggttagggcttcgtgctgataacgtgttgtagagaaactgaatttgagaggaatttgctgtgtgttctcattgataataggggcctctttatatagaggattacaatgcatagaatctcaatcatacaaggaaagtgattctacattgattaggattctagatccgtctaattaaatcatattaccactaggtcaagtaacctagagtttgggctaaacacaaattaggttttccttcaacaattgCTAAAAAAATTGACTCACTAGTAGTTATTGTAGAGAGAAAATACTGTGAGAGAAAAGTGAGGATTGtggaatcatttctttttaattttcttaataaaaatctatttttgttcaagtaaatacAGAATATGTAtctagcccaaactcgaggttacttacTCTAGTGGAAATAGGGTTtatgttagagatattctcggagaatcttagtagatatccaatcaatgtacgataatatttccttgtacaactctatctctatgcttgtaatcttctatataaagacacccctattatcaattaaAGCACGACTAACTTTCTCccaatttcattttttcttaaacacgttatcagcacgacgctccaaccctaaaacctaatagccaaaaccctaaatcggaatacaaaaccttgtaaCCCTTTCGGCCCCCGCCGCACACCTTGAAACTCTCCACaccaggagtccagaacaggCCGCAAAACAACCAGAACaggccggaaacctaccgaactaGCCATCGGAAGCTCCAAACCACCCGCAGCAAATACTcaaccggttcaccacctttcAGGCCTCtaattgctaccaaattttgccAGCAGCAGCGTCTTGCTCCCAGAattcaggaaccggaagcaGAACCCTAAAAACAGGTCTAGAAGGTACTGAACCGGCCTGCAAaaatgtaacgtcccgtatctcaatttacccgtttactaatcatttggacggtaaacgacaactactttcactttttacattgtttcgatacttttagtagccttaaaagttgactttttgttcgggtcaaaatttgagaaaatgttcttcatgaaaattgtagaggacatcaaaaccgagcgtgtgcatatgtggtacgtaaaaatcagagttcgtatgcgaaagttatggccaaaatactaaagttattgTTTAtactaaagaaaacaagtttcggatttgcaattgtagctatatatgtcgatgatatgaacataataggtactcttgatgaaataagagaaaccgcgagctacttgaaatccaaatttgagatgaaagatcttgggaaaactcgattctgtctaggccttgagctagaacactgagtttgtggaatactcatccgccagtctgcgtatgtccaaaagatgctcaggcgatttaacatggacaaaacgCATCCTCCTAACAcacccatgatcggtcgaagtttggatgcaaaaaATATTCATTTCGTCCAAatgaagatgacgaagaggtgttgggagctgaaattccctatctaagtgcaataggcgcattattgtacttagcccaatgtactcgaccagacattgcattctcagtgaacttagctagatttagctcagcgccaacgcttATGGGGCTAacatagcctcacaatttaaccctgcaaaatgtagttgtcagtataggataagcagggattgttcagtccggggattgtagggtacacctacacaaaaaggtcattaacaaataaaagaataaaatggggggtttttgaatttggtttctaatctacttaaaataaaaacaaaacaaataaaattatctacaatgatcgacttccgtaacctagaccactaccactcggaaattattaagtgtaaaaacagaaaattcatttcaacatgctacaaaaacgtgcccatcttaaatgctagataagagcccaaatgaaaagctgtcacggtccaatccatttatctgatccggtcttcgaatcaactcacacatgcaaattaaccattactcatagcaattaacacgtaatttccataaTCGTATTTTTACCActctttagaactaattactacttgtttaactcagcgccttaacaaataacaattactcttggcaaattaagcaaacacacaagaactctcaccgttattctagcatgcaaacttattaacctaactctgaaaattacctaaacacgtaaaagggcacaagattgtaacatgcatcatcaaagaattctcgaaattaactcaataataaactgaaaatctcaaaaatattaataaaaatattctgaaaatttcatgtctccaattacacaactcgcaaattgaaacacacaaaaccgaaaaaaaaattataaggagAGTCATaattacactttgaagctttcctcagcggcttagcaacaaggtggtGAACTTGTCTCttctatggtggtggagcgtccttgactcagcgcctaagagcttcgtagatgatggatggatggtgtcacggtcttgtaggtgatggaagtttaaggagtgaattgggcagtcttggaatggtttttggccaggaagtgataggcaatgaattatcttggctgggaagtgatgcaaattctattctggacattgcctatttataggggagcattggttggctttcccaactgaaacgtctcctttatggccttaactcctctcataatggggcaattcctttaatttccaagctgaaatgtctttctcttatttatttttcagctgaaacatctttctcctttattctccagctgaaaaacgtctttctcttttattctccagctgaaaacgtctttctcctttatttcccttcttcattgcttggtcaaatatcttaatgctttattttatgactccatcattgctgtttccaagagttccaccaagcaaggtttcctacaacaagcaggagaatatcagaattttctagagaaaataaagggaattaaaatgtaaagaccgcaaaaaaaattgacagttaggaatcctgatccagctaggatttttcatgaattttactttttccgcctatttcactccaaaaactcaacaagactctcaaaataacttaatgactcaaaacactaaactaagggaaaaataaggctaaaatgaggcacataatcaataatatcgtcacacttttttgctcctatcaactaccccacacttagcttttgctagtcccttagcaaaacaaaaatacaaaacaaaacaatgactcgacaaaaaacaaggacaaaagatgctcaggcgatttaacatggacaaagcgcatcctacTAGCAcacccatgatcggtcgaagtttggatgcaaaaaatattcatttcgtccaaaggaagatgacgaagaggtgttgggagctgaaattccctttctaagtgcaataggcgcattattgtacttagcccaatgtactcgaccagacattgcattcttagTGAacttagctagatttagctcagcgccaacgcagcgtcactgaaATGGTATCAAGAATATCTACTGATatctaaaaggaaccattgacttgtgACTATTCTTTTCCTACAGACaaacaagagggaccgcagatggaactgcaatccctaaaggaaatgttgaaggCAAAAGCGCtactcactacactgaaacaccaaatgacgttttggttggttttgctgatactgggtacctctctgacctacataaaggtcgttcccaaactggttatgtatttaccattgagAACAcggtgatatcttggagatcaaccaagcaaacccttgtggctacctcctcgaaccattCAAAGATCATttctctacatgaggcggttcgtgagtgtgtatggttaagagctatcattacacatattcgagggactagtggtttgagttcgaCCACTGaaaagcctacttgcatttatgaagataatacaGTTTGCATCGAACATATGAACcaaagatatatcaagggtgataatacaaaacacatatcgccaaagtttttctacaatcagcaataacaggctctcctcaagatttaagtgaatcaagtaaggtcttaggagaatgtggcagatttgttcaccaaatcattgcctaaggccatatttgagaaacagtgaaaagcataggaatgtgaaAACTTTcaaagctcccttgattaatgtaaggatcagggggagatgtagacgtaagggggagtctaacacacacatgttatTCTCAAATGTAgtggtgcgttgtgctcttttccttcgaccaaggtgtatttttttgtcccacagaacttattgttacttggcaaagtttttagtgaggcaacaactcatgcaccatttcgtctttgacttggcacaagggggagtgttaaaggaaaatcacattatgtgccttcgtcaaagtgactgacgaagagagaatcaaggaatcagtgattaccatcaatcatcATCGAttacagatcaatcagcatttaatgtaatcattgtaattgatatttctgttgtaattctatccctatataaagggacgatgaaatgaaatgagtaaaccaATTTCAATCTCAATTTTACCTTTACATAGAAGAAATTTTATAAACAATATCCTAGGTAGAACCTGAGAGAACTTTTGTACATTCCTAGAATGATTGGTAATATAGTCTTGAACTAGCTCATTCGTGTTTATTGTATGTCTGGCATTTTCATCAATTAAAGAAATTAGGGGGGAAAAAAAAGCCCAATTATGGAGCTAGAAATTGATATTGGAACCATTGCCAACGATCCAAATCATTCAATCAAGTAAAATATGTCTAGAATCTAGTATACCTCTTCAAGCCATAAAAGAGCAGCTGGTCTTTTTTAGCAATGAAGAAAGACATTTTTCGACGATATTCAGCACTAACAATTTTAACCCACCAATTTTGAGGCTCGTCTAGCACTTCTCAACGCAATTTAGCAAGGGCAACTTTATTAAACGCGGAGCTAGTATGAGATCATTTGTATTAACTGGATCTTTCTAAATATAATATTGTTAATTCCTAAGTACCTGCCAATAGAGCACTATGTTGGACATTTAGTTTGAGAAATAGTAGCCCTAGTGTGACTAGGAACATTAtttgaataataaaaagaaGATTTATGATAGTTGATATGCCGTGATGAAGCTTTTGAAAAAGCATTGAGAACATGTAGAATATTTCTAGCAGCGGTAGAAGTAGACTTGgcaaaaaaatttagaaaaagcATTGAGAACATGCAGCATATTTCTAGCAGCAGTAGAAGTCGACTagtcaaaaattaaacaaacatcAGCAAACATAAGATTTGAAATTCTTAATTTAAGTTCTCGCTTTTAGCCAAATTTGTCTAAAAGATGAAATCTTCTAGAAAATGAATGCACGCTAATATATTTTAGAAGATCTTTGTAATAGAATCGAAATCGCTTTAACAGATACCATCGCACTAGGACAGTACTCACAAACTGTACAACTCTTTACTTTTCATATTTTGTTGTAATCAATAACCACAACTTACGTCTACTTGACAGTAAACTGAGATGAAATGCACACAACTCTTAAGAGGAGAGATCCCTTGATAAGCCAAGAAATCTGCATCACCAAATGCGCCAATCAACTCTGATGTATCTTTAGATATGTCTAGAAAAATAAGTAGCACTTGCCAACACAAATTTTTTAACTGTATCTTCATCTGCAGGCTCAAAATTTGTGAATTGTTGCTTCTTCCATGAAGACTCTGAGATCACAGAAAACATAGTCGATTCCTCATAGGACATGGGACAAATGAAGCTCTAGAAATCCAATCAATTAACATTAAGattcttccttttatttttctcaaGGGCAGAGCTTCAAACCATTGCAGTTGCTCAAGTGACATCACAATCAATATCTCTGTCAGCTTGAGATGAGGGGGAGATATAATTAAACAAGTACAAGTCCGATATGAATGGACACAAGAAGTCAAAACTAGAGAGTAGAGAGCATCCCCAATGCTCATAAAGGACGGTGAAGCATACAACAAATGCATAGTTATCCTGGATCTGGAAATGGAAGTTGGATCTCATTTCCCACAACCTAAAGTTACATACGACGAGCACAACAACCATATGTAATAAACTCTAGACAATACAACAGAGACCTATTTCACAAAACCTAGAATTGAAATGAAATGGAGTAAAAAGCAAGTGAAACATGAGAAATACCCAAACTCAATCATCCCCAGTAGGAAAAAGAGTAAGAACTTTCCTGCCAGTTGCACCAGTTGCATTAGCTGATTCCATGTCCTCAATATACCCTGGCACAGCTGGACTGTGAATTGGTGCCCCCATCCTATGCACTGCCTGTGACTGCCTCGCCAGGAATGGATGTTCAAATTGCCCATTTGGATTTGGTGGAGAGCCAAAATGCCCCACCTGCGGCTGCCTGTGATGGTGATACTGAGGAGTCTGCTGCATCTGCGGATGGGTGGCAGCTACGGCCGCAGCTGCTGCCAtgtgctgctgctgctggtggTGGTGCTGCAGAGCCACCGGAACAAACGGCAGGAAATGGTCGGAATTGGGCCTTCCTGGGTGTAAGAAATGAGCTGGAACTGGTGAGCTGGCAAATAAATGGTCAGTGGCAGGATCAGCGGAgcctccaccgccgccgccgccaccagTCCCAGCAGATAATCCCTGCATTCGTTTGAGGTAAAGGCGGTACTTCTGCAAATGGCTGGCAACGTTCTCCCTAGTCAACCCATCCACGCTCATC is a window from the Rosa chinensis cultivar Old Blush chromosome 2, RchiOBHm-V2, whole genome shotgun sequence genome containing:
- the LOC112187557 gene encoding transcription factor MYBC1 — encoded protein: MREDDSNWFSRWEEQLPSPEELMPLSQTLISPDLALAFDIRSNPNPTPNPITNTNTTSSPQHAPTPPPPPVSSLPPATPTHPNSSADFADSADLGSGGGGGGGGGGGAPGDEPARTLKRPRLVWTPQLHKRFVDAVAHLGIKNAVPKTIMQLMSVDGLTRENVASHLQKYRLYLKRMQGLSAGTGGGGGGGGSADPATDHLFASSPVPAHFLHPGRPNSDHFLPFVPVALQHHHQQQQHMAAAAAVAATHPQMQQTPQYHHHRQPQVGHFGSPPNPNGQFEHPFLARQSQAVHRMGAPIHSPAVPGYIEDMESANATGATGRKVLTLFPTGDD